The segment GGATATCCTGTTTTTCCCGCTGGTCGTTTTCGGGGTCGAGCAACTACGGCTTGTCGAAAACTATACGGACGCCACGCACTTCGTGCTCGAATACATGCCTTACTCCCACAGCCTCGTGGCCGCGTTTCTCTGGGGAGGTCTCACGTTTTTAGCCTTTCGATTATACGCCGGCGGTAGGCGCGTCCCGCTCATCATGGCGGCGGCCGTGGTATCTCACTGGTTCCTGGATTTGATCGTACACACGCCGGATCTGCCGATCCTGTCTGGAACAGGGCCCATGGTGGGGCTGGGATTATGGAATTATGCCGGCCTCACCTTTTTCGTTGAGGCCGTGCTGCTTTTGGTGGGCCTGGGCATGTACATGCGCGCTACGCATGCGCGCACGGCTATTGGGACGTATGGGATGCCGGCGCTCGTCGTTGCGCTGATGGCGATCAATGCGGTGAATCTCTTCGCACCTCCTACCGGCAACACCATTCCCGCGCTTGCGGCCACGGCGCTCATGCTCTACCTGGCCATTGCGGCGATCGCCTTCTGGCTGGATCGTCATCGCGGGTGAGGTCCACCATCCGCTACGTCATACCCACACATCGTTCGGAGCCGTCCGGTCTCCGCCGGCTGTGCCGGTGTTGAAGACCCCTGCTGGTTCAATCAGCAGCATATGGCACTCGTCCCGCGCCGATGGCCGATGATCGACCCCCCGGGGCACGACAAACAGTTCGCCCTCGTTCAACGTCACTTCCCCATCCCGAAACTCGATCACTAGCACGCCCTTGAGAACGATAAACGTCTCGTCGGTATCCGGGTGGCTGTGCCAGACAAACCGGCCCTGAACCTTGACCAGCTTGAACTGGTAGTCGTTCATCTCGGCGATGACGCGGGGGGACCACGGCTCGCCGAATCGAAGCAACTTGTCCGCGAAATTGATGGCTTGATAGGTCATCGATGTGCCCCAATGGACATAGAGGGTGGTGTTCAGGCGCGGTTGTGATCCGCGCGCCAGTGCTGAACCGCCTTCTTGATGTCGCGATTGCTGAGGTTCTGGCTTGCGGCGCGTTCCGCGAGCTCGGGCAGTTCGCCATCCGAGGCGAAGCGGAGGGCGACGATTTGCGGCATGCTCAGACGCTGGTCCAGCATTCGGCCTGTCAGCACGTAGTGGCGGAAATTCTCTTCGGCCCGAATGGCGCGGTCCTGCGCTCGCAGCGCAAAGACTCGCGCGTAATAAAAGAGCATGGCAAGACACACTAGAATGACGGCAATGAGCGCGGCACTGTAGCTGTTGGCGCCCCGCTCATACGTCAGCGAGAGGTTGACCATCGCGCCGGCGAAGGAAAGCAGGATGAGGCCGGCCAGAAATACGTGGAAGCCAGGGACGAGCCGTGTATGGTTGGAAAACGACTGGACGCGCATGCGATTAGGGGGATCTCGTGGATGGGTGGGCAACGTTTGGAGTTCTGAGCACCGAGATAGGTGCACTGGCGCCTACAATAGATCGCGCCGCACTTCAGCGACAAACCGTTCGAGCTTCGGTACCGGGTCGCCGGGTCCCAGGGTTTCGAGCGGGATGTATCCCCGGTAGGCGGAGTCCTGCAGGATGGTGGCGATACGTGTTAAGTCGGTCTTTTCTTCCACCGTTCCTCGGAACACCGTTTCCTTGATCTGCCAGGTATAGGCGTGGGGCGCCAGGCGGGCGACCTCCTCGTAGGGATCGCCCACGCGCAGACTGCCGATGTCCAGGTTGAGGCCCAGCCAATCCGAGCCGACGGCTTCCAGCAGGCGAAGCACCTCGTCGGAGGTCTTGAGAAACTCGTTGTGCGGCTGGTAGACGATCATGACCCCGTGCTCCCGCCCGTAGGCGACGCACGTCCGCACGGCATCGACGACCTGGCTGAAGGTCGTCTCGTACGCCGTCTTGTCTACCGGCTGGCCCCGTCCGTCGAATATGCGGAGGACCGGTGCATCGAGCCGAGCGGCCACCTCTACCCAGCGTTTTACATGCGCGATTTCGGCGTCCCGTGCGGAGGCCTCCGACAGGGTGAAGTCGTTTCTGACGCCGGTGCCGCTCATGTCCAGGCCCAATCGAAACGCGTGTTTTTTGATATGAAAACAGTAGGCGTCGTCAGGGGGTGCGGGATAGCCGGTGAAGTAGTAGCCGGTGGGGTCGATGGCGTCGAATCCCAGGTCCGCGCACGCCTCGATGGCCTGCTCAAGCGTCATCGTGCCGCCGCGCAGGGGCTCGTTGAAGGAAAACATGTTGCAGCTCAGCTTGAGGTGGCCCTTTCGGGCGGGCTGCAGAACGGGCGTCTGGGCGGCGGAAGTGGAGGCCGCAGTGGCGGCAATCAGGGGAAGCGTAAGGGTGCGCTTGAGAAAGGAACGGCGATTGGTGGGCAGCATGGTCAGGGAAGCTGGTTATGGGGGTACGTCAAGATACGCATCCTCATAACCAGCTGTGCCGGGCATTTATTCGACGCGGTGTTCGTGCGGTCAGAATTGAACGTTTTTGGTCAGTGTCTCGGCGCCGCGTTTCACGACCACGGTCGCCTTGTCTCCCTTTTCGTAAGTGGCGAGCGCTTGCATATAGGCGTTGATGTCCACGATCTCGACCTCATCCATTTTAACGATGATGTCGCCCTTTTCAAGGCCGGCCTCTGCCGCCGGCCGCCCGCCGATTACGGCATCCACGCGAACACCCGTGCCCTCGGCGACATAGTCCGGCATGATGCCCATGCTCACCTTAAAGGAAGCCGCGGCGCGGCCCTGGTCCTCGTCCTTGGTCTCCGAGAACGCTAGCTTGTCATCGCCATCGAGGGCTTCGATCAGGCCCATGATAAAGCCCGTCACTTCGTGCATGCCTTCGTAATTGATCAACTCGCTGTCGTCCGCAGGCTTGTGGTATTCCTGATGCTGGCCGGTGAAGAAATGCAGTACGGGCAGATTCTGGAGGTAGAACGAGGTGTGGTCTGACGCGCCGATACCGCTGGCGTGTTTACGCACCTGTAGGCCCGTGTGGGCGAACCCGTCCAGAACGCCGTCCCACGCCGGCGACGTGCCGGTGCCGTTCACGGCCAGGACCTTTTCGGCGTTGAGCCGGCCCACCATGTCCATGTTCAGCATGTAGTTGACCTGGACGAGGGGGAGCGCGGGGTTGTTTGCGAAGTACTTGGACCCATAGAGGCCCATTTCTTCGCCTGAGAAGGCGATAAAGACGTAGTTATTGCCCGCCAGTGGGGAGGCCGCGAGGCGACGGGCCAGTTCAATGAGCACGGCGGTGCCGCTTGCATTGTCGTCGGCGCCGTTATGGATGGCGTCGCTATCCGGTTCGCGCGATCCGAAGCCGCCGTGGCCCAGATGGTCGTAATGCGCCCCTATGATCACCGTCGTGGCCGCGCCGCGATCCAGGTAGCCGACCACGTTATGCCCGATGCGTTCCTCGCCGGAGCCGGCCGGGGCATGGGGGTTGTCGCTGTAGTGAAAAGTGAAGGGCTGAAGCCATCCTTCTGACCCGAGCGTTGTAAGCCCGATTTCTTCGAACCTCGAGGCGATGTACTGTGCCGCGAGCGCCTCGCCCGGCGTGCCGGTTTGACGGCCCTCGAGCAGGTCCGACGCGAGGTAGACGACATCTACCCGCAGATCCTGGAGCGCATCAGGGGCCGGCTGGGCGTGGGCGGGTTGAACGGAGAGGCCGGCCGCCAGAGAAGCCGCGAGGACGAGCGAACGAAACGGGTTTGCCATGAATGGGGTTAGAGTGATGAAGTGGAAGAGAGCACACGCAGGTGATCGGCCAGATGTTTCAGCCGTCGGCGCTGCCGCCGGATCCAGAGCCCGAGGGTGACACGGGCCGCCGCCAGGCCCAGCAGAAGGCTCCCCGCGTAGATGAGGGCCTGAACCCAGATCGCGTGATGCAACACAGGCACCGAGGTGGCGCCTACGAGGCTCAAAAACGGGGCGATCGTGTAGGCGAAGCCGGCGGCGTGCGTAAAGGTCCGGTCGAGGCGAATGGCGGTGTACGTCTCACGGGAACTCACGTCGATGTACAACGAGCCAGTGAGATGGGATCGTTTGTGCCAGCGCAACTGGTCCTCGGATCTATGAAAGGCGCCCGGCCTCAGCAGCGCGACGGCCTCGATGAGACGCGCGGCGGTTTCAGGGGTGAGCGCGCCGGGGGCGATTCGGCCAGTCGACAATTCGAAGGGGCCGCCCCAGAACGTGCGCGCGCCATGTTCCAGATCGTACTGCTCGAGCTCGACCGCCGCGGCGCGGAGTACCTCGGCTTCGATGCCCATCTCCAGCGCGAACGACTCGATCTGCTCGTAACAGATTCCCCGTCGTGCTTCGGCATTTTCGTGATCCTGTAGCTCCGAGGCGCGCTTCAGGATGCTGCTCACTTCCCGATCACTATACAGGCGCACATGACGCAAATGCTCGGGTATCGTCATACGCGTGCGGGGAGGTTCCTCTACTTCCTGGGTGCGTGTTCGCAACGCACCACTTGCGAGCGAAACAACGGGGACAACCTACTCTCCAAAGGCGCAATGGTTCGCCCTTCAGCTCTTCCGCTGCGCGCTGCCGGGGCCTGGGTCATTCATCCGGCCATGCCGTCGCCAGGGTAGGCCTGGGGCTCTATCGGCACATCCACCTGGAACGTCGTGCCCTCATGCGAGGACGCAATCAACCGCACATCGCCGCCGATTTCCTGGGCCAGTTTACGAGCGATGGTCAGGCCCAGGCCAATGCCTCCCCTGGCGCGCGTTTGCGAGTCGTCGAGTGCCTGGAATGGCTCGAATACGCGCTCGCCCCATTCCCCGGGGATACCGTGGCCGCTATCGACGATGCGTACGGCGAGTCGCTTGTTCGCCGGCATCTCTACCTCCAACCGTACGCTGCCTTCGTCGGTGAACTTGACGGCATTGTCCAGCAACAACGTCAGGATGCGGCTCAGATGGCCGGGATAGACGAGGATGTTGGGCGCCGACGCGAGGGGGTGGTACTCGAACGTGAGGCCTTTTGCTTCGCAGGCGTAATGGGTCTTGTCGGCTAGAGGATCGATGAGAGTGGAAACAGGATGTTCGGACGCGGTTTCGAAGGCCAACTCGCCGACTCCGGTAAAGTCCAGCACCAGTTCGATGAGGTGCAACAGGTTGTGCGCCGCTGCGTCGACGATCCCGACCATCTCCTGGTTTTCTTCCGAAAGCGCCTCGTCCTTCAAAATGGTGGAGGCGCCGATGATGTGGTTCAGGGGCGTCCGTAATTCGTGCGACATGACGGCCAGAAAACGCTGACGCACGTCGAGCGCCTGAACGGCGATCTGGCGGGCCTCCGCCTCTTTGATGCGTAGACTTTCCGCTTCGGCGCGAGCGGCCTCGACAATTTCGAGACGCCGGCGCAGTTCCTCCTCGTTCTCCGCAAGCTGCTGCACCGCAAAGTCCGCCCCCACGATTATATGGTAGATATGGCGGATGCGTTCGATGAAGGAACGCGTGGGGTAAAACGAGAATGTGTAACTGGCCGAGCGCTCCGACACCTCGTACGAAAAGGCTCTATACGGCACCTTAAGCTGACGAAACGTGGCTTCGTAGGCCGAGGCGGATAACACAAAAAAGGCCCGGCAAGTCGCGAAAGGCTCGGGAATCGCGATGGAAGCGGTGGCCGTTCTCGCGTCTTTGTCGATGACGGTTTCGAATTGCAGCCCCGGAAAAAACGTGCGCATCACAAACGCGTTCATACGCATGAGGATGGACGATAAGTCCGAAAAAAGGCCGAGCACGCGCAGCAGGAGGATGCCAGAGGGAGCTTTGAAGACGTCGTAGCCGATCGTGCGGAGCCGGTCGTCGGAGCCGGCGAACGCGGCGATTCGGTTGTGAAACAGGATGCAGTGATCCCACCCTATCCATTCCGGACAGGTGCTTGCGGTATAGCCGACCCCCTGGAAGAAAAGGTGCTCGGTCATGCCGGCTTCGAGCGCGCATTGATAAATCATCAACACGGCTCGACGGCTTATCTTAGGCGTGGGGTCATGCGACATCGCGGCCTTATGCGGGTTGCCTCCACCCTACAAAATCATGTTGCCCTAATTCACCGCTCAATAGGAAATAAAACCGGGGTTCAGCGAGGCCCTGGGGCCCCTGAACGAAGATGAGAAGGGATCGTCGAAGGGTAGTATCGACACCAGGGCCCATCTGTAAAGGAGTGCGAAGCCCTGTCTACCAGCACACCCTTGTTTGGTTCTATAAGTAGTTACTAATAAAGGAGGTGAGCCCTCGCGCCGGGTTGTCTGGTATCGGGGGCGTAGGCAGCTGTTAGGAGTGCAGAATATCGAGGATGGCCTCGCCCTTTCCGTCCGGCGTCGTGTAGAAAGGACGAGCCTCGATCTCGTAGCTCGTTTCTGGCGGGATACCCAGGGCGTGGTAGATCGTCTGGTGTATCTGGTCGATCTTGACCGGGTTTTCCACCGCTTCACACGGACGTTCGTCCGCGGTGCGTCCGAAGGCATACCCTTTCTTGATGCCCCCGCCGTACATCATGATGGAGCAGCCGCTGGTGAAATGGCGGTGCATGCCGTAGTGCACGAGGTCGTCGATGGCGTCCGGGACGAACACCTGATCCTTCACTTTGGCGCCTGGCCGGCCCTCCATCATCATGTCCCGGCTGAACTCGCTCGCCAGCACGATGATCGTCCGATCCAGGTGGCCGCTCTCCTCGAGGTCCCGTACGAGCTTTGCGATCGGGCGGTCGATCAACTGCTTCATGGCCACCAGCCGTGTATGCCCATTCTCGTGGGTATCCCACCCGTGGAACGGCTCATATTCGGTCGTGACCGTGATAAAGCGCGCGCCTTCCTGTGTAAGGCGCTTCGCGAGCAGGC is part of the Rhodothermales bacterium genome and harbors:
- a CDS encoding cupin domain-containing protein produces the protein MTYQAINFADKLLRFGEPWSPRVIAEMNDYQFKLVKVQGRFVWHSHPDTDETFIVLKGVLVIEFRDGEVTLNEGELFVVPRGVDHRPSARDECHMLLIEPAGVFNTGTAGGDRTAPNDVWV
- a CDS encoding DUF6526 family protein; the encoded protein is MRVQSFSNHTRLVPGFHVFLAGLILLSFAGAMVNLSLTYERGANSYSAALIAVILVCLAMLFYYARVFALRAQDRAIRAEENFRHYVLTGRMLDQRLSMPQIVALRFASDGELPELAERAASQNLSNRDIKKAVQHWRADHNRA
- a CDS encoding sugar phosphate isomerase/epimerase family protein, translating into MLPTNRRSFLKRTLTLPLIAATAASTSAAQTPVLQPARKGHLKLSCNMFSFNEPLRGGTMTLEQAIEACADLGFDAIDPTGYYFTGYPAPPDDAYCFHIKKHAFRLGLDMSGTGVRNDFTLSEASARDAEIAHVKRWVEVAARLDAPVLRIFDGRGQPVDKTAYETTFSQVVDAVRTCVAYGREHGVMIVYQPHNEFLKTSDEVLRLLEAVGSDWLGLNLDIGSLRVGDPYEEVARLAPHAYTWQIKETVFRGTVEEKTDLTRIATILQDSAYRGYIPLETLGPGDPVPKLERFVAEVRRDLL
- a CDS encoding M28 family peptidase, whose protein sequence is MANPFRSLVLAASLAAGLSVQPAHAQPAPDALQDLRVDVVYLASDLLEGRQTGTPGEALAAQYIASRFEEIGLTTLGSEGWLQPFTFHYSDNPHAPAGSGEERIGHNVVGYLDRGAATTVIIGAHYDHLGHGGFGSREPDSDAIHNGADDNASGTAVLIELARRLAASPLAGNNYVFIAFSGEEMGLYGSKYFANNPALPLVQVNYMLNMDMVGRLNAEKVLAVNGTGTSPAWDGVLDGFAHTGLQVRKHASGIGASDHTSFYLQNLPVLHFFTGQHQEYHKPADDSELINYEGMHEVTGFIMGLIEALDGDDKLAFSETKDEDQGRAAASFKVSMGIMPDYVAEGTGVRVDAVIGGRPAAEAGLEKGDIIVKMDEVEIVDINAYMQALATYEKGDKATVVVKRGAETLTKNVQF
- a CDS encoding HAMP domain-containing sensor histidine kinase; the protein is MIYQCALEAGMTEHLFFQGVGYTASTCPEWIGWDHCILFHNRIAAFAGSDDRLRTIGYDVFKAPSGILLLRVLGLFSDLSSILMRMNAFVMRTFFPGLQFETVIDKDARTATASIAIPEPFATCRAFFVLSASAYEATFRQLKVPYRAFSYEVSERSASYTFSFYPTRSFIERIRHIYHIIVGADFAVQQLAENEEELRRRLEIVEAARAEAESLRIKEAEARQIAVQALDVRQRFLAVMSHELRTPLNHIIGASTILKDEALSEENQEMVGIVDAAAHNLLHLIELVLDFTGVGELAFETASEHPVSTLIDPLADKTHYACEAKGLTFEYHPLASAPNILVYPGHLSRILTLLLDNAVKFTDEGSVRLEVEMPANKRLAVRIVDSGHGIPGEWGERVFEPFQALDDSQTRARGGIGLGLTIARKLAQEIGGDVRLIASSHEGTTFQVDVPIEPQAYPGDGMAG